One segment of Bradyrhizobium sp. CB2312 DNA contains the following:
- a CDS encoding ABC transporter ATP-binding protein yields the protein MLLEAAGIKKVFGKLTALDGAALTVGENEFHGLIGPNGSGKSTLMKCIAGAEVPTQGKVSFVNTDITAFTPTERARAGMSLKFQITSVLPSLTLYDNILLALQAQSSLFDLVFSRTRGALHDQVMTMLTQFRLANRAFDAAAALSHGQQQWLEIAMALAGKPKLLLLDEPTGGMSLEERRVTGELLQPIKKHCSLVIVEHDLDFIRDICDRLTVLDQGKVLASGTVSEIQANTSVQEIYLRRA from the coding sequence ATGCTCCTTGAAGCTGCCGGCATCAAAAAAGTCTTCGGCAAGCTCACCGCGCTCGACGGCGCCGCGCTCACCGTGGGTGAGAACGAGTTTCACGGTCTGATCGGCCCGAACGGTTCCGGCAAGAGCACGCTGATGAAGTGCATTGCGGGCGCCGAGGTGCCGACGCAGGGAAAAGTCTCCTTCGTCAACACCGACATCACGGCGTTCACGCCGACGGAGCGCGCCCGCGCCGGCATGAGCCTGAAATTCCAGATCACCAGCGTGCTACCCTCGCTGACCCTTTACGACAACATCCTGCTCGCGCTGCAGGCGCAGTCGTCGCTGTTCGACCTCGTGTTCTCGCGTACCCGCGGCGCGCTGCATGACCAGGTCATGACCATGCTGACGCAGTTTCGGCTGGCGAACCGCGCCTTCGATGCGGCAGCGGCACTGTCGCACGGCCAGCAGCAATGGCTGGAGATCGCGATGGCGCTCGCGGGCAAGCCGAAGCTGCTGCTGCTGGACGAGCCGACCGGCGGCATGAGCCTCGAGGAGCGCCGCGTGACCGGCGAACTGCTTCAGCCGATCAAAAAGCATTGCTCGCTCGTCATCGTCGAGCACGACCTCGATTTCATCCGCGACATCTGTGATCGGTTGACCGTGCTCGACCAGGGCAAGGTGCTGGCCTCGGGCACCGTGTCTGAGATCCAGGCCAACACATCCGTCCAGGAGATCTATCTGCGCCGTGCCTGA
- a CDS encoding ABC transporter ATP-binding protein, with product MPEFLDIKHLDTGYGRSQVLFDVTLGIPWRGGVAVLGRNGAGKTTLMKTIVGELPAWKGEVAFDGRDISRRATQERVRAGIGYVPQEHSVFARLSVRDNLAVGSLAKKDATAVDRVLTIFPKLGQRLDQPAGTLSGGERKMLAIGRAMLGDPKLLLLDEPTEGVWIGVIEEITERLIALAKEIAVIIVEQHLDLALRVADYAYVLDRGRVALQGAAGEVRGNPELMRYLAP from the coding sequence GTGCCTGAATTTTTGGACATCAAGCACCTCGATACCGGCTACGGCCGCAGTCAGGTCCTGTTCGACGTCACCCTCGGCATCCCCTGGCGCGGCGGCGTCGCCGTGCTCGGCCGCAACGGCGCCGGCAAGACCACGCTGATGAAGACCATCGTCGGCGAATTGCCGGCGTGGAAGGGCGAGGTCGCCTTCGACGGCCGCGATATCAGCCGGCGCGCGACCCAGGAGCGCGTCCGCGCCGGCATCGGCTACGTCCCGCAGGAGCATTCGGTGTTCGCGCGCCTGTCGGTGCGCGACAACCTTGCCGTCGGATCGCTCGCGAAGAAGGATGCCACCGCGGTCGATCGCGTGCTCACCATCTTCCCCAAGCTCGGCCAGCGCCTCGACCAGCCCGCCGGCACGCTCTCCGGCGGCGAGCGCAAGATGCTCGCCATCGGCCGCGCCATGTTAGGTGATCCCAAACTGTTGTTATTGGACGAACCCACCGAGGGCGTCTGGATCGGCGTGATCGAGGAGATCACCGAACGCCTGATCGCGCTCGCCAAAGAGATCGCCGTCATCATCGTCGAGCAGCACCTCGACCTCGCGCTGCGTGTTGCCGACTACGCCTATGTGCTGGACCGCGGAAGAGTCGCGCTGCAAGGCGCGGCGGGCGAGGTGAGGGGCAATCCGGAGCTGATGCGGTATCTGGCGCCGTAG
- a CDS encoding murein L,D-transpeptidase family protein: MTAGVLLTGCDTDQVSLATNAKANQPVPPKLLAAMVEKNMDLQSPILVRLFKQEAELEVWKQTRNGQFALLKTYPICRWSGDLGPKVREGDRQAPEGFYSINPSQMNPQSAYYLSFNTGYPNAFDKALGRTGSQLMVHGDCSSRGCYAMTDEQIAEIYSLGRESFFGGQKAFQLQAYPFKMTPVNMAKHRNNPNMPFWKMIKEGYDHFEVTRQEPKVDFCETKYVFDAAKPADAKRDPVFDASAKCPAYVIPEEIASAVREKQQQDEAAYAKLVAKGTPMARMNTGIDGGMNKIFASKIPEGSTGLSESAEGSTLEMLAMAKAPGTIPGHVNPPKPNLDAVATAPASQEPVVAVSAPATNTRVASAQPAEKSQEKSQEKSQGGFFSNLGRKMGLGTADTTATTTPPPQATASAAPAASTTTAPTAASRLKAAVTRFVPGHDKSKDAAKDAPKPTVAAAKPAEAPKPQQPDTRLAQTRPALKPSVGDGASEQMAGAAPVVSSNSFDSRFGAVK; encoded by the coding sequence ATGACGGCCGGCGTCCTGCTGACCGGCTGCGATACCGACCAGGTCTCGCTCGCGACCAATGCCAAGGCCAACCAGCCGGTGCCGCCAAAGCTTCTCGCCGCGATGGTCGAGAAGAACATGGACCTGCAATCGCCGATCCTGGTCCGCCTGTTCAAGCAGGAGGCCGAGCTCGAGGTCTGGAAGCAGACTCGCAACGGCCAGTTCGCGCTGCTCAAGACCTATCCGATCTGCCGCTGGTCGGGCGATCTCGGCCCCAAGGTGCGCGAAGGCGACCGCCAGGCGCCGGAAGGATTTTATTCGATCAATCCGAGCCAGATGAATCCGCAGTCGGCGTACTACCTGTCCTTCAACACGGGTTACCCGAACGCGTTCGACAAGGCGCTGGGCCGCACCGGCTCGCAGTTGATGGTGCACGGCGATTGCTCCTCGCGCGGCTGCTACGCGATGACCGACGAGCAGATCGCGGAGATCTATTCGCTCGGGCGCGAATCCTTCTTCGGCGGCCAGAAGGCGTTCCAGCTGCAGGCCTATCCGTTCAAGATGACGCCGGTGAACATGGCTAAGCACCGGAACAATCCGAACATGCCGTTCTGGAAGATGATCAAGGAAGGCTATGATCATTTCGAGGTGACGCGGCAGGAGCCGAAGGTCGATTTCTGCGAGACGAAGTACGTCTTCGACGCGGCCAAGCCGGCCGACGCCAAGCGCGATCCGGTGTTCGACGCCTCCGCAAAATGCCCGGCCTATGTGATCCCCGAGGAAATCGCCAGCGCTGTGCGCGAGAAGCAGCAGCAGGACGAGGCCGCCTACGCCAAGCTCGTCGCCAAGGGCACGCCGATGGCGCGCATGAACACCGGCATCGACGGCGGCATGAACAAGATCTTCGCCTCCAAGATTCCGGAGGGATCGACCGGCCTGTCCGAGAGCGCCGAAGGCTCGACCCTGGAAATGCTGGCGATGGCGAAGGCGCCGGGCACGATCCCGGGCCACGTCAATCCGCCCAAGCCGAATCTCGATGCCGTCGCCACCGCTCCCGCGAGCCAGGAGCCGGTCGTCGCCGTCAGCGCACCCGCGACCAACACCCGCGTTGCCTCGGCTCAGCCGGCCGAGAAATCCCAGGAAAAATCCCAAGAGAAATCCCAAGGCGGCTTCTTCTCGAATCTCGGCCGCAAGATGGGCCTCGGCACCGCCGACACCACGGCGACGACGACGCCTCCGCCGCAAGCCACCGCGTCCGCCGCTCCGGCCGCGAGCACCACGACGGCGCCGACCGCAGCGTCCCGGCTGAAGGCCGCAGTGACTCGCTTCGTGCCGGGCCACGACAAGTCCAAGGACGCAGCGAAGGACGCGCCGAAGCCGACGGTCGCCGCCGCCAAGCCCGCCGAGGCGCCGAAGCCGCAGCAGCCCGACACCCGCCTCGCCCAGACGCGCCCGGCGCTAAAGCCGTCGGTGGGCGATGGTGCGAGCGAGCAGATGGCCGGCGCAGCGCCCGTGGTGTCGTCGAACTCGTTCGACAGCCGCTTTGGGGCGGTGAAGTAA
- a CDS encoding acetyl-CoA carboxylase carboxyltransferase subunit alpha — MPDQMRSYLDFEKPVAELDSKVDELRTLAASGTDIAEEIGRIEDKAAQALADLYLNLTPWQKTLVARHPQRPHFNDFIKGLITEFTPLAGDRKFGEDEALVAGFGRFRGEPICVMGQEKGDSTDSRIRHNFGMARPEGYRKCVRLMEMAERFGLPVLSLADSAGAYPGIGAEERGQAEAIARSTDACLALTVPNVAIITGEGMSGGAIAITTANKVLMLEHAIYSVISPEAASSILWRDGTKAQEAANNMKITAQDMLRFGVIDQILKEPVGGAHRDPAAMIATTGEAIAKAFDELRGMDGDAIRKQRRQKFLDIGRKLG; from the coding sequence ATGCCAGACCAGATGCGCAGCTATCTCGACTTCGAAAAGCCCGTCGCCGAGCTCGACTCCAAGGTCGACGAGCTCAGGACGCTGGCGGCCTCCGGCACCGACATCGCCGAGGAGATCGGGCGGATCGAGGACAAGGCGGCGCAGGCACTGGCCGACCTCTATCTGAACCTGACGCCGTGGCAGAAGACGCTGGTTGCGCGGCATCCGCAGCGGCCGCATTTCAACGACTTCATCAAGGGCCTGATCACCGAATTCACCCCGCTCGCCGGCGACCGCAAATTCGGCGAGGACGAGGCGCTGGTCGCCGGCTTCGGCCGCTTCCGCGGCGAGCCGATCTGCGTGATGGGCCAGGAAAAGGGCGATTCCACCGACAGCCGCATCCGGCACAATTTCGGCATGGCGCGCCCCGAAGGCTATCGCAAATGCGTGCGGCTGATGGAGATGGCCGAGCGGTTCGGCCTGCCCGTGCTGTCGCTGGCCGATTCCGCCGGCGCCTATCCCGGCATCGGCGCCGAGGAGCGGGGACAGGCCGAGGCGATCGCGCGCTCGACCGATGCGTGCCTGGCGCTCACCGTGCCGAACGTCGCGATCATCACCGGCGAGGGCATGTCGGGCGGCGCCATCGCCATCACCACCGCCAACAAGGTGTTGATGCTGGAACACGCGATCTACAGCGTGATCTCGCCGGAGGCCGCCTCCTCCATCCTCTGGCGCGACGGCACCAAGGCGCAGGAAGCCGCCAACAACATGAAGATCACCGCCCAGGACATGCTCCGCTTCGGGGTGATCGACCAGATCCTGAAGGAGCCGGTCGGCGGCGCCCATCGCGACCCCGCCGCCATGATCGCAACCACGGGCGAGGCCATCGCCAAGGCGTTCGACGAGCTGCGCGGCATGGACGGCGACGCCATCCGCAAGCAGCGGCGGCAGAAATTCCTCGATATCGGCCGGAAACTGGGCTGA
- the xerD gene encoding site-specific tyrosine recombinase XerD, whose product MRAKSSVSKPSDAKLTGLFLDMLAAEQGAGPNTLDAYRRDLTDLSEFLGRVGHSFADAETQTLRDYLADLDTRGFKSTSVARRLSAMRHLYRFLLNERIRGDDPAAILSGPKRGRGLPKVLSISDVDRMLRRAKELSEAAEASPSKRLRSLRLYCLLEVLYATGLRVSELVALPRSAAKRDARMIVVRGKGNKERLVPLNEASRQAMADYLSATEAAKENNKGEKKDSLAAAKWLFPSFGESGHLTRQHFARDLKELAVASGLQARLVSPHVLRHAFASHLLHNGADLRIVQTLLGHTDISTTQIYTHVVEERLKSLVRDLHPLAER is encoded by the coding sequence ATGCGCGCCAAATCTTCTGTCAGCAAGCCCTCAGATGCCAAGCTCACCGGCCTGTTCCTCGACATGCTCGCGGCGGAACAAGGCGCCGGCCCCAATACGCTCGATGCCTACCGCCGCGACCTCACCGATCTCTCGGAGTTTTTGGGCCGGGTCGGCCATAGTTTTGCGGATGCGGAGACGCAAACGCTGCGCGACTATCTCGCCGACCTCGACACCCGCGGCTTCAAATCCACCAGCGTCGCCCGAAGGCTGTCGGCGATGCGGCATCTCTACCGCTTCCTGCTGAACGAGCGGATCCGGGGCGACGATCCCGCCGCGATCCTGTCCGGCCCCAAGCGCGGCCGCGGCCTGCCGAAGGTGCTCTCGATCTCCGATGTCGACCGCATGCTCCGCCGCGCCAAGGAATTGAGCGAGGCGGCAGAGGCCTCGCCTTCGAAACGACTGCGGAGCTTACGGCTCTACTGCCTGCTGGAAGTGCTCTACGCCACGGGCCTGCGCGTCTCCGAGCTGGTGGCGCTGCCGCGCTCGGCGGCCAAGCGCGACGCCCGCATGATCGTGGTGCGCGGCAAGGGCAACAAGGAACGCCTGGTGCCGCTCAACGAAGCCTCGCGGCAGGCGATGGCGGATTATCTCAGCGCGACGGAAGCCGCCAAGGAAAACAACAAGGGCGAGAAGAAAGACAGCCTCGCCGCCGCGAAATGGCTATTCCCTTCCTTCGGCGAGAGCGGGCACCTGACGCGCCAGCATTTTGCCCGCGATTTGAAGGAGCTCGCGGTTGCCTCGGGGCTGCAGGCCCGGCTGGTCTCCCCGCACGTGCTGCGCCATGCCTTCGCCAGCCACCTGCTCCACAACGGCGCCGATTTGCGCATCGTGCAGACGCTGCTCGGCCATACCGACATCTCGACCACCCAGATCTACACCCATGTGGTCGAGGAGCGGCTGAAGAGCCTGGTGCGCGATCTGCATCCGCTGGCGGAGAGGTAA
- a CDS encoding histidine kinase has product MPSLFRFLTVVAVIAGIVYGVVFALANFVSPKSREMTVTISPDKFLKK; this is encoded by the coding sequence ATGCCCAGCCTGTTCCGCTTCCTGACGGTCGTCGCCGTGATCGCCGGCATCGTCTATGGCGTGGTGTTCGCGCTGGCGAACTTCGTCAGCCCCAAGTCGCGGGAAATGACCGTGACGATCTCGCCGGATAAGTTTCTCAAGAAATAG
- a CDS encoding shikimate kinase, whose protein sequence is MSDAVLPIPASPEADILSALGARSIVLVGMMGVGKSTIGRRMALRLKLPFIDADTEIEAAAGMTIPEIFERHGEPHFRDGEARVIARLLDGGPVVLATGGGAFMREETRKRIAAKAVSIWLKADHDVIMRRVRRRADRPLLQTADPEGTVTRLLTEREPIYGNADLTIASRDVPHDKIVEETIETLHAHLCGAQSAPPPADVASAAR, encoded by the coding sequence ATGTCCGACGCCGTCCTGCCGATTCCCGCGTCCCCCGAGGCCGACATCCTGTCGGCGCTCGGTGCGCGCTCGATCGTGCTCGTCGGCATGATGGGGGTGGGCAAGTCCACCATCGGCCGCCGCATGGCTCTCAGGCTCAAGCTGCCCTTCATCGACGCCGACACCGAGATCGAGGCGGCGGCCGGCATGACCATACCTGAGATCTTCGAGCGCCATGGCGAGCCGCATTTCCGCGACGGCGAGGCGCGCGTGATCGCGCGGCTGCTCGACGGCGGCCCTGTTGTGCTTGCGACCGGCGGCGGTGCCTTCATGCGCGAGGAGACGCGCAAGCGCATCGCGGCCAAGGCGGTCTCGATCTGGCTCAAGGCCGACCACGACGTCATCATGCGCCGCGTCCGCCGGCGCGCCGACCGTCCGCTGCTTCAGACCGCCGACCCCGAAGGAACCGTGACGCGCCTGCTCACCGAGCGTGAGCCGATCTACGGCAATGCCGACCTCACCATCGCCTCGCGCGACGTGCCGCACGACAAGATCGTCGAGGAGACCATCGAGACGTTGCACGCCCATCTCTGCGGCGCGCAGTCCGCCCCGCCACCTGCCGACGTCGCGAGTGCCGCACGATGA